The Papaver somniferum cultivar HN1 chromosome 3, ASM357369v1, whole genome shotgun sequence genome includes a region encoding these proteins:
- the LOC113359167 gene encoding probable inactive DNA (cytosine-5)-methyltransferase DRM3 yields MIEFSDSQSSSSLSSEECRTKFKSEEEFGVGSSSGAAATTSKTPIEVNPPSSSSSSSQRYKFIEMGFSPALVDRVLSEGDNHFEVLLESLFQYTSATTQNVKSDKISSPITDDDSDFELDGAELEVKPEEDRRAYLLAMNFSVNEVDSAIERLGKDAPVNELVDYIVAAQIAGKNEDAAAAATESLFVPTMDRTVGLLLEMGFTEEKIAYAIEKFGGGEHISVQELADSIFAKRIGDAQAESTSDIMRQSGKACRPFAKHHGGWTTVEEGKSQNYALPSSCFIPCEKDKAFMDSLKRKRVKLECIKPIAHGPSLRLLEAVAKPPYFFYGNVLGGSNNTWEKVTRFLYGVAQEFVNAGSFSALSRNEGYVHNLPRENRFHILPKTVKTEGAFSYTEPEYFEHILGYPANHTDALRHNPTERLRLLRSSFQTDTVGYYLSVLKMIYPNGLNVLSVYSGIGGAEIALHRLGVRLKCVVSVEDSETNQRILKRWWENTKQTGQLVQIQGIGKMTSSKIGSLTNQYGGFDFVVCQNPCVLTSESSNGAELDMKMFFEFVRVLQWVRGFAG; encoded by the coding sequence ATGATTGAATTCTCAGACAGCCAAAGTTCATCCTCATTATCATCAGAAGAATGTCGAACTAAGTTCAAGTCAGAGGAAGAATTCGGTGTGGGTTCGTCCTCCGGTGCTGCTGCAACAACATCCAAGACACCAATTGAAGTGAATCCACCTTCTTCGAGCTCATCATCATCTCAGAGGTATAAATTTATTGAGATGGGTTTCTCACCAGCTCTTGTTGACAGAGTATTAAGTGAAGGAGACAACCATTTCGAGGTCTTATTAGAAAGTTTGTTCCAGTATACTTCTGCAACTACCCAAAATGTGAAATCTGACAAAATATCAAGTCCCATTACTGATGATGACAGTGATTTTGAATTGGATGGTGCTGAATTGGAGGTGAAACCTGAGGAGGATAGAAGAGCTTATTTATTGGCAATGAATTTCTCTGTAAATGAAGTTGATTCTGCTATAGAAAGGCTTGGTAAAGATGCACCAGTGAATGAGCTTGTGGATTACATTGTTGCAGCTCAGATAGCCGGAAAGAATGAGGATGCAGCTGCTGCAGCTACAGAGTCTTTGTTTGTGCCGACTATGGACCGGACAGTTGGTTTGCTGCTTGAGATGGGGTTCACTGAAGAAAAAATAGCTTATGCTATTGAGAAATTTGGTGGTGGAGAACATATTTCGGTTCAGGAGCTAGCTGATTCAATATTTGCAAAGCGAATTGGTGATGCGCAGGCAGAATCAACCTCTGACATTATGCGCCAGAGTGGGAAAGCTTGCAGGCCATTTGCAAAGCATCATGGTGGCTGGACTACCGTGGAAGAAGGTAAGTCGCAAAATTATGCTCTCCCGAGTTCGTGTTTTATTCCCTGTGAAAAGGATAAAGCCTTCATGGACAGTCTCAAAAGGAAAAGAGTTAAACTTGAATGTATTAAACCCATAGCTCATGGTCCCTCGCTTCGTCTTCTTGAAGCCGTTGCCAAACCCCCATATTTTTTCTATGGGAACGTTTTGGGCGGCTCCAACAATACTTGGGAGAAAGTGACTCGATTTTTATATGGTGTTGCACAAGAGTTCGTGAATGCTGGATCTTTCTCTGCATTAAGTAGGAATGAAGGTTATGTGCATAACCTTCCCAGGGAAAATAGATTTCACATTCTTCCGAAAACGGTTAAAACTGAAGGTGCATTTTCTTATACTGAGCCCGAATACTTTGAGCACATACTAGGCTATCCAGCTAATCACACTGACGCCCTACGGCATAATCCAACTGAAAGGCTCAGACTCCTCAGGTCTAGCTTTCAAACAGACACGGTTGGGTATTATCTCTCAGTTTTGAAGATGATTTATCCAAATGGCTTGAATGTATTATCTGTTTACAGCGGCATTGGAGGGGCTGAAATTGCTTTACACCGTCTTGGGGTACGTCTAAAATGTGTTGTTTCCGTTGAAGATTCTGAAACTAATCAAAGAATTCTCAAGAGGTGGTGGGAGAATACTAAACAAACTGGacaactagttcaaatccaaGGCATTGGGAAAATGACAAGTAGCAAAATCGGGTCTCTTACAAATCAGTATGGAGGTTTCGACTTTGTCGTTTGTCAAAACCCTTGCGTTCTCACATCTGAAAGCTCAAATGGTGCAGAACTCGACATGAAGATGTTCTTTGAGTTCGTTCGTGTTTTGCAGTGGGTAAGGGGATTTGCAGGATGA